The DNA segment GATTTTTGAATAAATGAATGACACTGCCATTCGTGCCCAGCACGTTGCCGCCCCGAACGCAAACGAATTTCGTCTCTTCCTGCAGCAGGTTGGCATAGACAATCAGCTTCTCCCCGATCGCCTTGGTCATACCGTAGAAATTCGACGGATTGGCAGCCTTATCCGTTGAAATATACATTACTTTCTTCACTTTGTTTTCGATAGCTGCTTCGATCACATTCTGCGTCCCGATCACGTTAGTCTTCAACGCTTCATAGGGCTGATCCTCGCAGACGGGTACGTGCTTCAATGCAGCCAGATGATACACGATATCCACGTGCTGGCATGCATCCGTCAGAGCTTCTTTATCACGAATATCCCCGATGCGAAAGGTGAGCCTGTCATCCTCGAAAGCGCGGCTCATGGCTACCTGCGTAGATTCGTTTCGCGAATATACGATAACCTCCTTCGGCCCCTGCGTAAGAAGCTGCTTAACCAGCTCGTACCCCCATGAACCGGTTCCCCCGGTAACGAGTATGACTTGATTAGTGAACATTCGCCTTCCCTCCAAGTACGAATTTGACAACCTTATGCGAAACTCGCTCCTCTAAATAACCTTCGGGACAAGTCCAGTTTCGCTCCAGCTCGGTCATTAACTGCACCGCGGCTGCGATTCTGCTTGAATCGAGCCCGGATACGACATTGCTGCCGCAATCCACAGTTTCAGGCCGCTCTGTCGTACGGCGAATAGTTACTGTAGGAACCTGCATAATACAGCATTCCTCCTGCACAGTACCGCTATCTGTCAGGGCGCAGCGGGCATGCCGCTCCAGATTGACGAAATCAAAAAATCCAAAAGGTTCGTGAAACTCGACCAGAGGATTCATTTGAATCTTCAAATCCTTGCCGATGCGGGATTTCGTACGAGGATGAATACTGCAAATCAGACGCTGGCCATAAGCCTCAGCGACCTTGTTCAAGCCCTCCATAATTTCCTGCAAATGAACAGGGTGATCCACATTCTCCGCACGATGTGTCGTAACAATGAAATATTCCCCCGGCTTCAGCTTCAGTCGGCCAAGGATATCGCTGCCGGCAATGGAGGGCTCGTAATGCTTCATAACCTCATAAATCGGATTGCCCGTTAAAATGATTCGCCGGCTCGGAACACCCTCAGCAATGAGATGCTGCTTGCTTTGCGGAGTATATGGCATATTAATCGTAGATATCGCATCGATCAGCTTGCGATTCTTCTCTTCGGGCACCTCTAGATCAAAGCAACGGTTCCCGGCTTCCATGTGGATTACCGGAATTCCCATCCGCTCCGCCAATATGGCACATAGAGCACTATTCGTGTCGCCAAGCAGCAGAACCCGATCCGGCTTTTCCGATTGCAGAATGTTCTCCATCTGAGAAAACATGGCGGCTAATTGATTTCCGAGTGAAGTATTCCGGTTCTGGAGAACATAATCCGGCTGCCTGAGACCAAGCTCCTGAAAGAAAATATCACTGAGGCTGGAATTGAAATTCTGTCCTGTATGCACCAGCACATGCTTATCGGCATAACGATCCAGCAGGGGAATAATCAAGCTCAGCCGAATGATTTCCGGACGTGTGCCGAGTATCGTCATAATTCTCACTATCTCATCTCCCTGTTGAAATTCTCATTTTATTTCTTTTTCTTTCGCGCGCTTTTTTGACTGACCCGCCTTACTCTGCGAAGTTTACGGCTTCCTCGATTATTCCGTTTATTTCTTCCTGCCTCGCGTTGCCGCATTGCT comes from the Paenibacillus lentus genome and includes:
- a CDS encoding SDR family NAD(P)-dependent oxidoreductase — encoded protein: MFTNQVILVTGGTGSWGYELVKQLLTQGPKEVIVYSRNESTQVAMSRAFEDDRLTFRIGDIRDKEALTDACQHVDIVYHLAALKHVPVCEDQPYEALKTNVIGTQNVIEAAIENKVKKVMYISTDKAANPSNFYGMTKAIGEKLIVYANLLQEETKFVCVRGGNVLGTNGSVIHLFKNQIMNKNHVRITDMKMTRFFFTLPDAISLLFKASIESIGGEIFVMSMPTCRIADLAEVLIEASGKENVEIIESGIRPGEKIHEILMSEYESMTTIVYDREYLVILPTLDFPELKERYRHYPFVPFDSFSSEHNLMNKDEIRNLLIRGGFIS
- the wecB gene encoding non-hydrolyzing UDP-N-acetylglucosamine 2-epimerase, coding for MRIMTILGTRPEIIRLSLIIPLLDRYADKHVLVHTGQNFNSSLSDIFFQELGLRQPDYVLQNRNTSLGNQLAAMFSQMENILQSEKPDRVLLLGDTNSALCAILAERMGIPVIHMEAGNRCFDLEVPEEKNRKLIDAISTINMPYTPQSKQHLIAEGVPSRRIILTGNPIYEVMKHYEPSIAGSDILGRLKLKPGEYFIVTTHRAENVDHPVHLQEIMEGLNKVAEAYGQRLICSIHPRTKSRIGKDLKIQMNPLVEFHEPFGFFDFVNLERHARCALTDSGTVQEECCIMQVPTVTIRRTTERPETVDCGSNVVSGLDSSRIAAAVQLMTELERNWTCPEGYLEERVSHKVVKFVLGGKANVH